A window from Candidatus Nitrospira neomarina encodes these proteins:
- a CDS encoding M20/M25/M40 family metallo-hydrolase, which translates to MIPLCLRTLFLLILLVPPTMAKGQEVDWMATVGEAKETLQRYLQFDTTNPPGNVTEAAGFLQAILEKEGLTVTRYEAAPDKINLLARLKGTGKAKPILLLHHMDVVPADASRWDGVDPFGGEMKDGHIWGRGAIDMKGTGVLQLYAFLTLARQKIPLDRDIIFMAVNDEEIGGTMGTRYMLDHHYEALDPEYVLDEGGFGSREIFVDGKLVFGISVAEKRALWLRVTARGTAGHGSQPHDQNPNDKLLQALTRLFSKPFPTIPNPVLDALETRLGPLTPNQFTNAIRQTTVSLTSLRSGVGDPPKANVIPSLATATLDTRLLPGMDAEAFLSELKSRLGDEIDVEVIHPASESVVTPHDTEMFRALSNAITRHHPDATVVPMIIPYGTDSRMFRLRGAKCYGILPLVLSTELATSIHGDTERIPVDQFETGIRIYYESLVEAAAR; encoded by the coding sequence ATGATACCGTTGTGTCTGAGAACTCTCTTCCTGTTAATCCTGCTGGTCCCTCCAACCATGGCCAAGGGGCAGGAGGTTGACTGGATGGCGACTGTCGGCGAGGCCAAGGAAACCTTGCAGCGCTATCTTCAATTCGACACCACCAACCCGCCGGGGAATGTCACGGAGGCAGCCGGATTCCTTCAGGCTATTCTCGAGAAAGAGGGACTCACGGTCACGCGGTACGAAGCTGCACCGGACAAAATCAATCTATTAGCTCGTCTCAAGGGCACGGGGAAGGCCAAGCCTATTCTGTTGCTCCATCACATGGATGTCGTGCCTGCAGACGCGAGTCGCTGGGATGGCGTCGATCCTTTTGGTGGCGAGATGAAAGACGGCCACATCTGGGGCCGTGGGGCGATCGACATGAAAGGCACGGGTGTGCTTCAACTCTACGCCTTTCTGACGCTGGCGCGGCAGAAGATTCCACTCGACCGCGATATCATTTTCATGGCGGTGAACGACGAAGAAATCGGCGGGACGATGGGCACGCGCTATATGCTCGACCACCACTATGAGGCACTCGATCCCGAGTACGTTCTGGACGAGGGAGGGTTCGGCAGTCGAGAAATTTTCGTGGACGGGAAGTTGGTTTTCGGCATTTCCGTGGCGGAGAAGCGGGCGCTCTGGCTCCGTGTGACAGCCCGCGGAACTGCCGGTCACGGCTCTCAACCGCATGATCAGAATCCGAATGACAAGTTGCTCCAGGCGCTCACGAGGCTTTTCAGCAAGCCGTTTCCGACGATTCCCAATCCTGTCCTTGACGCGCTCGAGACCCGGCTCGGCCCACTTACACCAAACCAGTTCACGAACGCCATCCGGCAGACGACGGTCTCGCTCACCTCGCTTCGGTCCGGTGTGGGCGATCCGCCCAAGGCAAATGTGATTCCCTCGCTGGCCACTGCGACTCTCGATACCCGATTGCTGCCGGGCATGGATGCCGAAGCTTTTCTGTCGGAATTGAAGTCCAGACTTGGAGATGAGATCGACGTGGAAGTGATCCACCCGGCGAGCGAGTCTGTCGTAACACCTCATGACACCGAAATGTTTCGAGCGCTGTCCAACGCCATCACACGGCACCATCCCGACGCGACCGTCGTACCGATGATTATTCCTTACGGAACCGATTCGAGGATGTTTCGTCTACGCGGAGCCAAATGCTATGGCATCCTCCCCCTCGTGCTCAGCACTGAACTTGCCACGTCCATCCATGGTGACACTGAGCGAATCCCTGTCGACCAATTCGAGACGGGAATCCGTATCTATTACGAGAGCCTGGTTGAAGCGGCCGCCCGCTAG
- a CDS encoding RNA polymerase sigma factor: MNTAMANCVDVLPVVQHLVDRSERLMTSVMGVEESDTSQSLVGIKAGSAEAILVEAIKRGEEHAFSELVERFHSPLLRVAMTFVHCEAVAEEVVQDTWVAVLEGIHRFEGRSSLKTWMFRILMNRAKTQGVRESRYVEFPGKSDGTEQGGAESFENMIALGGEAWPGSCLNRTSSQPDVPADQQIMNKELIHRIAGAIHRLPAMQRKVILLRDVEGFESEEVCSMLNLSDTNQRVLLHRARTKVREALQPYMEQSDPEPLDPWPLKQCA; encoded by the coding sequence ATGAATACTGCCATGGCTAATTGCGTTGACGTGTTGCCTGTTGTCCAGCATTTGGTTGATCGTTCCGAACGTCTCATGACTTCTGTCATGGGTGTCGAGGAATCGGATACGTCGCAATCGCTGGTTGGCATCAAGGCTGGAAGTGCCGAAGCGATTTTAGTAGAGGCCATCAAGCGGGGAGAGGAACATGCTTTTTCTGAGCTCGTCGAGCGATTTCATTCCCCATTACTCCGTGTGGCCATGACATTCGTTCATTGCGAAGCGGTGGCCGAAGAGGTGGTCCAGGACACCTGGGTGGCTGTGTTAGAGGGGATTCACCGGTTTGAAGGGCGTTCATCGCTCAAAACCTGGATGTTTCGGATCCTTATGAACCGGGCTAAAACCCAGGGAGTGCGGGAAAGCCGGTATGTGGAATTTCCCGGGAAATCAGACGGGACTGAACAGGGGGGGGCGGAATCATTTGAAAACATGATCGCCCTGGGTGGTGAGGCGTGGCCCGGGTCTTGTTTAAATAGGACGTCGTCTCAACCCGATGTTCCAGCGGATCAACAGATCATGAACAAGGAACTCATTCACCGAATTGCCGGAGCCATTCACAGGCTTCCTGCCATGCAACGCAAAGTCATCCTCCTCCGGGATGTTGAGGGCTTTGAGTCTGAGGAAGTGTGCAGCATGCTCAATCTTTCCGATACGAATCAACGGGTATTATTACATCGGGCACGAACCAAAGTCCGCGAGGCGTTGCAACCCTACATGGAGCAGTCCGACCCGGAGCCTCTAGATCCCTGGCCCCTTAAACAATGTGCCTGA
- a CDS encoding sigma 54-interacting transcriptional regulator — MAEALTTSTSPLLSSAKDQTLHNIVQGVETQTGERFFESLIEQLAKSLGVQYAYVSELTETEGCYQLKAGWSPHGLLSRFPVLPGGPCESVLNRNIVHHPENLAALYPAGPLIKEWNVTSYYGVPLIDSSNTVVGHLAVLDDKPMPQTEETASVMRIFASRLVAEIERARLDQALRKSNLILRLVDEGTATTSGEAFFQALARNLAAALGVRYAFVGELLKEGTRVKTLAFWEGQKFIENFEYDLAGTPCEKVIRGEICHFAHGVQTLFPNDQALVELQAEGYLAIPLIASDGTVLGHLAALDVKPMSASPQDYSIFKIFAARAATELARMRLEESVHRGELILRKIVEGTAATTGDQFFQSLVKNLASALDVRYAFVSEMIPNETKVRTLAFWTGEGFLPNFEYELEHSPCKQVLAGEICHFPERIQQLFPHEEGLVELGAESYLAIPLVNQAGDVLGHLAALDVRPMPMDARLLPLFRIFGARAGAELERQTIHARLAENEERLRDLFDEAPIAYVHEGVDTRFIRANRAAMNILGITPEEVPHTFGKTFIPDTPDAQRRLQDALAAMGRGTDTGGVVLELRRKDNGKPLWIQWWSKPDPSEKYTRTMFLDITDRILMEQEKAKLEAQNTYLREEIQSVHNFEELIGESPALKTVLRNVERVAPTDSTVLITGETGTGKELMARAIHNLSPRKTKPLVKVNCAAIPSGLIESELFGHEKGAFTGALSRKIGRFELADGGTIFLDEIGEIPLDVQSKLLRVLQEGEFERVGGTKTIQVHVRVIAATNRELAQETRAGRFRPDLYYRLNVFPLALPSLRERKEDIPLLAEYFVQKYAARMGKKITGIPEIFQKTLISYGWPGNIRELEHVIERAVILSEGKSLQTITIDSQPVGDAGENEEVLTLEACERRHIEQVLEQVGWKISGPGGAAVLLGLRPTTLEARMKKLGLSRKK, encoded by the coding sequence ATGGCCGAAGCACTCACCACCTCAACTTCTCCCCTTTTGTCATCTGCCAAAGATCAGACGTTACACAATATCGTTCAGGGCGTTGAGACTCAGACGGGTGAACGTTTCTTTGAATCGCTCATTGAGCAGTTGGCCAAATCGCTTGGCGTGCAATATGCCTACGTGTCCGAGTTAACCGAGACCGAAGGGTGTTACCAGTTGAAAGCCGGATGGTCTCCCCATGGATTGCTTTCCCGGTTTCCAGTATTGCCGGGGGGGCCTTGTGAGTCTGTGCTGAATCGAAACATCGTTCACCATCCTGAAAATCTTGCTGCCCTCTATCCTGCCGGTCCATTGATCAAAGAATGGAATGTCACCAGTTATTATGGCGTCCCGTTGATCGATTCCTCGAATACGGTTGTGGGACATTTGGCCGTTCTGGACGACAAGCCGATGCCTCAAACGGAGGAGACGGCCTCCGTCATGCGAATCTTTGCGAGTCGTCTCGTCGCGGAAATTGAACGCGCCCGGCTGGATCAGGCCTTGCGAAAAAGTAATCTCATTCTTCGCTTGGTGGATGAAGGTACCGCGACGACATCCGGAGAAGCGTTTTTCCAAGCCCTGGCGCGTAATCTGGCGGCCGCCCTCGGAGTCCGGTACGCCTTTGTGGGAGAACTTCTCAAGGAAGGGACCAGGGTGAAGACTCTGGCGTTTTGGGAGGGACAGAAGTTTATCGAAAATTTTGAATATGATTTGGCGGGAACGCCTTGTGAAAAAGTCATTCGTGGCGAAATTTGTCATTTCGCTCACGGAGTCCAAACCCTGTTTCCCAATGATCAGGCATTGGTGGAATTACAAGCGGAAGGGTATCTGGCCATTCCATTGATTGCTTCCGATGGAACCGTGCTGGGGCATTTGGCGGCTCTTGATGTCAAACCGATGTCGGCGAGTCCGCAAGATTATTCCATCTTTAAAATATTCGCGGCACGCGCGGCCACCGAGTTGGCCCGAATGCGCCTGGAGGAAAGTGTTCATCGCGGAGAGTTGATCCTGAGAAAAATCGTGGAGGGCACGGCCGCGACCACCGGTGATCAATTTTTCCAATCACTCGTGAAGAATTTGGCATCTGCCCTGGACGTGCGTTATGCCTTCGTGTCCGAAATGATCCCGAACGAGACCAAGGTGCGCACACTGGCTTTCTGGACAGGCGAAGGGTTTCTACCGAATTTTGAATATGAATTGGAGCATAGCCCCTGTAAACAGGTGTTAGCCGGGGAGATCTGTCATTTTCCGGAACGTATTCAACAGTTGTTTCCGCACGAAGAAGGGTTGGTTGAATTAGGAGCCGAAAGTTACCTGGCCATCCCCTTAGTGAATCAGGCTGGTGACGTGCTCGGACATCTGGCCGCGTTGGACGTGCGTCCGATGCCCATGGATGCCCGGCTGCTCCCCCTCTTTCGAATTTTCGGCGCGAGGGCGGGAGCGGAATTGGAGCGCCAAACCATCCATGCCCGGCTGGCCGAAAACGAAGAGCGTTTGCGGGATTTATTTGACGAGGCTCCGATTGCCTATGTCCATGAGGGAGTGGATACCCGTTTTATCCGCGCCAATCGTGCGGCGATGAACATCCTGGGAATCACGCCCGAAGAGGTTCCTCACACCTTCGGAAAAACATTCATTCCCGACACGCCTGATGCCCAGCGACGCTTACAGGATGCGCTTGCGGCTATGGGTCGCGGCACGGACACGGGCGGAGTCGTACTGGAGCTCCGCCGCAAGGATAACGGCAAGCCGTTATGGATCCAATGGTGGTCAAAGCCCGACCCCAGCGAAAAGTACACCCGCACGATGTTCCTGGATATTACCGATCGCATTCTGATGGAACAGGAGAAGGCCAAACTTGAGGCGCAGAATACCTACCTCAGAGAAGAAATCCAGAGCGTACACAACTTCGAGGAGTTAATTGGGGAATCACCTGCCCTCAAGACCGTGTTACGAAATGTGGAGCGTGTGGCGCCGACCGATTCCACAGTTCTGATTACCGGGGAAACGGGAACGGGCAAAGAACTTATGGCGCGGGCTATTCACAATTTGAGTCCCCGCAAGACCAAACCGTTGGTCAAGGTGAACTGCGCGGCCATTCCGTCAGGGTTGATCGAGAGCGAATTATTCGGACACGAAAAGGGAGCATTTACGGGAGCGCTAAGTCGAAAGATCGGCCGATTTGAATTAGCGGATGGGGGCACCATCTTCCTTGATGAAATAGGGGAAATTCCCTTGGATGTGCAATCCAAACTGTTGCGGGTCCTACAAGAAGGGGAATTTGAGCGGGTGGGCGGAACGAAAACCATTCAGGTGCACGTTCGCGTGATTGCGGCGACGAATCGGGAGTTAGCTCAGGAAACACGGGCAGGGAGATTTCGACCGGACTTATATTACCGGTTAAATGTCTTTCCTCTCGCGCTTCCCTCCCTCCGGGAACGGAAAGAAGATATTCCCCTGTTAGCGGAATACTTCGTGCAGAAATATGCTGCCCGCATGGGGAAAAAAATTACCGGTATTCCCGAGATATTCCAGAAGACGCTTATCTCATACGGCTGGCCGGGGAATATTCGGGAGTTGGAGCATGTGATTGAGCGGGCCGTTATTTTGTCGGAAGGAAAGAGTCTGCAAACCATCACGATTGATTCCCAACCCGTAGGAGACGCTGGTGAAAATGAAGAAGTGTTGACGTTAGAGGCCTGTGAGCGGCGACATATCGAACAGGTTCTGGAGCAGGTGGGATGGAAGATCAGCGGTCCTGGCGGTGCAGCGGTACTGTTGGGACTCAGGCCTACAACATTGGAAGCTCGAATGAAAAAATTGGGTCTTTCCCGGAAGAAATAG
- a CDS encoding alternative oxidase, which produces MTSHPGSPKTIDFIITMLSHEQLHKEQQNSLASPPIRYGMLAKILFLTMDIVYGRKRTWNKFKILELIARVPYQAWEHVAYIAITHSYHQADFARRIYERIQESRHQQDNEQWHLLILEEWIHRRGIREGFLRHRLIPQVIAFVYYHISWLLYVINPSLSYRLNMEFEDHAEREYMRFVQEHPEFDREPFMSCFKQEFGNFDTMGDVLRQIGFDERMHKEDSLKKIEQARFT; this is translated from the coding sequence GTGACATCTCACCCGGGATCACCAAAAACCATCGACTTCATTATTACTATGCTTTCCCACGAACAACTCCATAAAGAACAACAGAATTCGCTCGCCAGCCCGCCGATCCGTTATGGAATGCTCGCGAAAATCCTGTTTTTGACCATGGATATCGTGTACGGGCGTAAGCGAACCTGGAACAAATTTAAAATTTTGGAGCTCATCGCACGAGTTCCTTATCAGGCCTGGGAACACGTCGCCTATATTGCCATCACCCATTCCTACCACCAGGCGGACTTCGCCCGCCGCATCTACGAGAGAATCCAGGAATCCCGGCACCAGCAGGACAATGAACAATGGCACTTGCTCATCCTGGAGGAATGGATTCATCGCCGCGGCATCCGTGAGGGGTTCCTGCGACACCGTCTGATCCCCCAAGTCATCGCCTTTGTCTACTACCACATCAGTTGGTTGTTATACGTCATCAACCCGTCTCTCAGTTATCGATTGAATATGGAATTTGAAGACCATGCCGAACGTGAATATATGAGATTCGTGCAGGAGCATCCGGAATTCGATCGGGAACCGTTTATGAGTTGCTTCAAACAGGAATTCGGAAATTTTGACACGATGGGGGACGTTCTCCGCCAGATCGGATTCGACGAGCGCATGCACAAAGAGGACAGCTTGAAAAAAATTGAACAGGCACGGTTCACGTAA
- a CDS encoding GlcG/HbpS family heme-binding protein encodes MLTTRTILACLCLVVLTTPVHAQLLVKKTLSLDAAKKVAAAAEADARAKKARVVIAVVDEGGHLLLLERLDDTQVASVDVGIGKARTAAIFRRPSKVFEDQIRNGRVAALGLPGVTALQGGIPIIVDQQVIGAIGVSGETPQQDEDIAVAGARALAVP; translated from the coding sequence ATGCTTACGACACGCACCATTCTCGCATGCCTCTGTCTTGTTGTGCTGACCACTCCGGTTCATGCGCAATTACTGGTGAAAAAAACTCTGTCGCTGGACGCAGCCAAAAAGGTGGCCGCGGCTGCAGAGGCCGATGCCAGGGCCAAAAAAGCACGCGTCGTCATCGCTGTGGTGGATGAAGGCGGGCACCTTCTCCTGTTGGAACGACTGGATGACACCCAGGTGGCCAGCGTGGATGTGGGTATCGGGAAAGCACGAACGGCTGCGATCTTCCGGCGCCCGAGCAAAGTCTTTGAAGATCAAATCCGCAACGGACGAGTGGCGGCGCTGGGCCTTCCCGGCGTCACGGCCTTACAAGGCGGCATACCCATCATCGTCGATCAGCAGGTGATCGGAGCCATTGGCGTCAGCGGAGAAACTCCACAACAAGATGAGGACATTGCCGTCGCCGGCGCACGGGCGTTGGCCGTCCCCTGA
- a CDS encoding heme-binding protein: MNRFMLTSISLASGIILSFGQTAADAQVSDKRTLTLAGAHTVMNGAVEAAKKMNAPGGSIAIVDDGGNLLCLERLDGTFAASSNIAIGKARTAALFKKPTKIFGEAINKGRTTMVSLNDFTPLQGGVPIQWEGTVIGAIGVSGAASAQQDEELAMAGAEALDGMSPSLTPASQLLPVTFIASHEVHKAFSKGAVLVGKEETMMHADRNYMVHASHREKAGMAEIHELDTDIVYVLQGTATLVTGGQAIDAKITAPHELRGSSIEGGETRHLVAGDVIVIPHGVPHWFQEVQAPFDYYVVKVR, encoded by the coding sequence ATGAACCGGTTCATGCTCACTTCAATCAGTCTGGCCTCTGGAATCATTCTGAGCTTCGGTCAGACCGCTGCAGATGCCCAGGTTTCGGATAAGCGAACGCTCACGCTGGCGGGCGCTCACACCGTGATGAACGGTGCGGTCGAGGCGGCCAAAAAGATGAATGCCCCCGGCGGATCGATTGCGATTGTCGATGATGGCGGAAACCTTCTGTGCTTGGAACGACTGGACGGGACGTTCGCCGCTTCCTCGAATATCGCCATCGGGAAGGCACGAACCGCAGCCTTATTCAAAAAACCCACCAAGATCTTTGGAGAAGCCATTAACAAGGGGCGAACGACCATGGTTTCCCTCAATGACTTTACTCCCTTGCAAGGAGGCGTTCCGATCCAATGGGAGGGAACCGTGATCGGGGCAATCGGAGTGAGTGGCGCGGCCAGCGCTCAACAAGATGAAGAGTTGGCGATGGCCGGCGCGGAAGCTCTTGATGGGATGAGTCCGTCATTGACACCCGCGTCCCAACTGCTACCCGTCACATTTATCGCCAGTCATGAGGTTCATAAAGCGTTCTCCAAAGGCGCCGTGCTGGTGGGTAAAGAAGAAACGATGATGCATGCCGACCGGAATTATATGGTGCATGCCAGCCATCGCGAAAAAGCCGGGATGGCGGAGATACATGAATTGGATACCGATATCGTGTACGTCCTTCAAGGCACGGCGACACTGGTCACCGGCGGCCAGGCGATCGACGCGAAAATCACCGCGCCCCATGAACTTCGCGGATCGTCTATTGAAGGGGGAGAGACCCGTCATCTGGTAGCAGGCGATGTCATCGTGATTCCCCATGGCGTCCCTCACTGGTTTCAGGAGGTTCAGGCGCCTTTTGATTACTACGTTGTCAAAGTCAGGTAA
- a CDS encoding SMP-30/gluconolactonase/LRE family protein has translation MSAYWHIFILLTVFVWHSAWLPSAWSTTSVLNKRPDAIIDLMTEEGVQLVKGQWRYQDTSLVEVTHPGPGVDLGPSGPPIRTFDVLPHAGVKEFDDSSWQPIPAPGLETRRATGKLCFNWYRINLTMPERIGTFNTAGSTAVFEIVIDDYAEVWVDGKLPLVLGQSGDHLIQGFNAPNRVVLSRHVQPGQTIQLAVFGVNGPLSNPPGNFIWVRSATLDFYQAFRIEQNKEFVGNVVRKDPALDAIVSPETKLEKLASGFSFTEGPVWVPKTDKTDGYLLFSDPNDNTIYRMTAEGTVSVFRVKSGYSGFNIGEYHQAGSNGLALDHQGRLTINQHGNRRIIRVEPHGNITVLADRYEGKRLNSPNDLVYRSDGSLYFTDPPFGLPNAFTDSRKELPYSGVFRWHEGRLQLVANDLRGPNGLAFSPDETYLYVDNWDPEKKIIMRYDVQPDGTLSNGQVFFDMTHATGEDALDGLKVDQQGNVYATGPGGLWILSPEGKHLGTIQGPENPHNMAWGDDDRQTLYITAESGIYRIRLNTSGAASKKDPT, from the coding sequence ATGTCGGCATACTGGCACATATTCATCTTACTGACGGTTTTCGTATGGCATTCCGCCTGGCTCCCTTCTGCCTGGAGCACAACCTCGGTATTGAATAAGCGGCCGGATGCGATCATAGATCTTATGACCGAGGAGGGCGTCCAACTGGTGAAGGGACAGTGGCGATATCAGGATACCTCGCTGGTGGAAGTCACGCATCCAGGTCCCGGCGTGGATTTGGGACCGAGCGGCCCTCCAATCCGCACGTTCGATGTGTTGCCTCATGCCGGCGTGAAGGAGTTTGACGATTCGTCCTGGCAACCTATTCCGGCACCGGGTTTGGAAACCAGACGAGCCACAGGAAAATTGTGCTTTAACTGGTACCGCATCAACCTCACCATGCCCGAACGGATCGGAACCTTCAACACCGCAGGATCAACGGCCGTGTTTGAAATCGTGATTGACGATTATGCGGAAGTCTGGGTGGACGGCAAACTTCCCCTGGTTCTCGGCCAATCCGGAGACCACCTCATTCAGGGTTTTAACGCTCCCAACCGTGTCGTGCTTTCCCGCCATGTGCAACCCGGCCAGACCATCCAACTCGCCGTGTTCGGAGTGAACGGTCCCTTATCCAATCCTCCCGGAAATTTCATATGGGTTCGATCGGCGACGCTTGATTTTTATCAGGCATTCCGGATCGAACAGAACAAAGAATTTGTCGGGAACGTGGTCCGGAAGGATCCGGCCCTCGATGCCATCGTCTCCCCCGAAACCAAACTGGAAAAACTCGCCTCAGGCTTCTCGTTTACCGAAGGTCCCGTATGGGTACCCAAAACCGACAAGACCGACGGGTATCTGTTGTTCAGCGATCCCAACGACAACACGATTTATCGCATGACGGCGGAAGGCACGGTTTCCGTCTTCAGGGTGAAGAGCGGGTACTCCGGTTTCAATATCGGTGAATACCATCAGGCAGGCTCGAACGGACTCGCCTTGGATCACCAGGGACGACTGACCATCAATCAACACGGGAATCGCCGTATCATCCGGGTTGAACCACACGGGAATATCACCGTCCTCGCGGACCGGTATGAGGGGAAGCGGCTCAACAGCCCGAATGATCTGGTGTATAGATCCGACGGGTCGCTTTACTTCACCGATCCCCCATTCGGCCTTCCCAATGCATTCACCGATTCCCGGAAGGAACTGCCCTATAGCGGGGTATTCCGTTGGCATGAAGGGAGGCTTCAATTGGTGGCCAACGACTTACGCGGACCCAACGGCCTTGCCTTCTCGCCGGATGAAACATATTTATATGTCGACAATTGGGATCCCGAGAAAAAAATCATTATGCGCTATGACGTGCAGCCAGATGGGACATTGTCGAACGGACAGGTGTTCTTTGATATGACCCACGCCACCGGGGAGGATGCCCTTGACGGGTTAAAAGTGGATCAGCAGGGAAATGTGTATGCGACCGGACCCGGCGGATTATGGATCCTTTCGCCCGAAGGCAAACACCTCGGAACCATTCAGGGACCTGAAAATCCTCATAACATGGCGTGGGGTGATGACGACCGGCAGACTTTATACATCACGGCAGAATCGGGAATTTATCGCATCCGCCTGAATACCTCAGGTGCCGCGTCAAAGAAAGACCCCACATGA
- a CDS encoding SMP-30/gluconolactonase/LRE family protein has translation MTPAHRRPSSLMIVLALFWYLGFPLFALSGDSMNPMAASGIRLISLDPRFEHMLSPDTPLEILAEGFTWVEGPVWRSADNTLAFSDIPDNSVFIWKAGKPATRLLYPSGYSGMTRFGGAEPGSNGLTLDATGRLVLCQHGDRRIARLESNGQLTVLADRYQGRRLNSPNDLVYKSNGDLYFTDPPFGLPKQFDDSSKELSFQGVYRLTPQGRLDVIIRDIVAPNGLAFSPDEKRLYVTDVNPKRAAWLVYDVLGDGTVTNGRVFADATPWRKDPYFGPDGIKVDKDGNVWGARPGGINTFGPDGDLLGMIETGMPTSNLNWGEDGSILFITGGSTVYRLKTTTRGAIAQSPLQ, from the coding sequence ATGACACCGGCACATCGTCGACCCTCCAGTCTGATGATCGTCCTCGCCCTTTTCTGGTATCTGGGATTTCCGCTTTTCGCCTTATCGGGAGACTCCATGAACCCGATGGCCGCATCCGGGATCCGCCTCATCTCACTGGACCCACGTTTCGAACACATGCTGTCGCCGGATACACCCCTGGAAATACTTGCGGAGGGGTTTACGTGGGTGGAAGGTCCGGTCTGGAGATCGGCTGACAACACGCTTGCATTCTCCGACATTCCGGACAACTCCGTGTTCATCTGGAAAGCGGGAAAACCGGCCACACGCTTGTTGTATCCCAGCGGCTACTCAGGAATGACACGATTTGGGGGTGCCGAGCCGGGTTCAAACGGATTAACGCTTGATGCCACGGGCCGATTGGTTCTATGCCAACATGGAGACCGTCGTATCGCGCGATTGGAATCGAATGGGCAACTCACCGTCCTGGCCGATCGGTATCAGGGGCGGCGCCTGAACAGTCCGAACGATCTCGTATACAAATCGAATGGCGATCTGTATTTCACCGATCCCCCGTTTGGTCTACCCAAGCAATTTGACGATTCTTCAAAGGAACTATCTTTTCAAGGCGTCTACCGTCTCACCCCGCAGGGCCGTCTGGATGTGATCATCCGGGATATCGTCGCCCCGAATGGCTTGGCGTTTTCTCCCGATGAAAAAAGGCTCTATGTGACCGATGTGAATCCCAAACGTGCTGCCTGGCTCGTCTATGATGTCCTTGGGGATGGAACGGTCACGAACGGTCGGGTCTTCGCCGATGCCACACCCTGGCGGAAAGATCCGTATTTCGGACCCGATGGTATCAAGGTCGATAAGGACGGCAATGTGTGGGGAGCCCGCCCTGGCGGGATCAACACCTTTGGCCCTGATGGCGATTTATTGGGGATGATCGAAACCGGCATGCCGACCTCTAATCTGAATTGGGGAGAAGACGGCAGCATCCTCTTTATCACAGGAGGTTCCACCGTTTACCGTTTGAAAACCACAACCCGTGGTGCAATCGCTCAATCTCCTCTTCAATGA
- a CDS encoding YkgB family protein, which translates to MATITATTSLTHKVDIGQTITRMGIFLTRLGLVIVFLWIGAMKFTAYEAQAIQPLVANSPFMSWLYGLFSIQAFSNGLGVLEITIGLMIAAREISPLVSAIGSAFGAVLFLGTLSFMVSTPPVWEATLGGFPALSVAPGQFLLKDLALLGAAIWICGESLEAMKNRFA; encoded by the coding sequence ATGGCCACGATAACTGCAACAACCAGCCTGACCCATAAAGTGGATATCGGACAGACGATCACCAGGATGGGAATATTTCTGACGAGATTGGGCCTCGTCATCGTTTTTCTTTGGATCGGTGCCATGAAGTTTACCGCCTATGAAGCTCAGGCCATTCAACCGTTGGTGGCCAACAGCCCGTTCATGAGTTGGCTGTATGGTCTCTTCAGCATCCAGGCTTTCTCGAATGGTTTAGGAGTGCTGGAAATCACCATCGGCTTGATGATTGCCGCCAGAGAAATTTCCCCGCTGGTGTCTGCAATCGGGAGCGCGTTCGGCGCCGTATTATTTTTGGGCACACTGAGTTTTATGGTTTCCACGCCTCCGGTGTGGGAAGCCACTCTGGGTGGGTTCCCGGCCTTGTCAGTCGCACCGGGGCAGTTTCTTTTAAAGGATCTGGCTCTCCTGGGAGCCGCCATTTGGATATGTGGGGAATCTCTGGAGGCCATGAAAAATCGATTTGCATAA